A genomic region of Palaemon carinicauda isolate YSFRI2023 chromosome 11, ASM3689809v2, whole genome shotgun sequence contains the following coding sequences:
- the LOC137649620 gene encoding deoxyribonuclease-1-like, with protein sequence MDWSYFALGVLLTIFSGTGGTGTIQNPLRIGTWNLQRFGPTKMGKPEVVDKIVQVMRRYDIIVILEVVDANEQVPLDLLNALNSGLADTYNLTISGRLGRTSYKEQYAFYWKPTLVQVHSTFQYDDSALDKFQFEPFTVVFEGQFDENLPKFGLIPIHAKPSDAVAELDALVDVYDAFKQQTGIEDAIIAGDFNAGCTYVGRNDYANIRLFTDARFTWLISDHADTTTEGTTCPYDRIVAVGNKMLDATYKNSALPYYFDEDLGITDAELVDDISDHYPTEVLLRGSNSIDTSKVHPGTSISVAVLITPEELSNVSPGTMQAFTTLHWGAPDAAAAISSLENLSQNNPNVLSQEGLAILLYKYNNGGLIDSSLHGNDYQPGNHTITVHCSSEQSLCTTTWTVLTPFN encoded by the exons ATGGATTGGTCATATTTTGCCCTGGGGGTCCTTCTAACTATCTTCAGTGGGACAGGGGGAACTGGGACAATACAGAATCCCCTCAGAATTGGAACTTGGAATCTGCAGCGCTTTGGGCCAACGAAAATGGGGAAACCGGAAGTTGTCGACAAAATTGTGCAG GTGATGCGAAGGTATGACATCATCGTGATTCTGGAAGTAGTAGATGCAAATGAGCAAGTACCTTTGGACCTCCTGAATGCTCTGAATTCTGGTCTCGCAGATACATACAATCTCACTATCTCCGGGAGGCTGGGAAGGACTTCTTACAAAGAAca ATACGCTTTCTACTGGAAGCCAACGCTCGTTCAAGTTCATTCCACGTTCCAGTACGATGACTCCGCGCTTGATAAATTTCAATTTGAACCGTTCACTGTCGTTTTTGAAGGGCAATTTGATGAAAACTTGCCGAAATTTGGCTTGATACCTATTCACGCGAAACCATCCGATGCCGTGGCCGAACTGGATGCCCTTGTTGATGTCTACGACGCTTTCAAACAACAAACGGGCATCGAAG ACGCCATCATTGCCGGAGACTTCAACGCTGGGTGCACTTACGTCGGTAGGAACGACTATGCAAATATTCGCCTGTTCACCGATGCTCGGTTCACTTGGCTCATCTCTGACCATGCTGATACAACCACTGAGGGCACCACGTGTCCTTATGATAG AATCGTGGCTGTGGGAAACAAAATGCTCGATGCAACGTACAAGAACTCCGCTCTGCCTTACTATTTCGACGAGGACTTGGGGATCACGGATGCCGAATTA GTAGATGACATCAGTGATCACTACCCAACGGAAGTGTTACTCAGAGGATCTAACAGCATTGACACTTCCAAAGTCCATCCTGGAACCAGCATTAGCGTTGCTGTGTTGATCACTCCTGAGGAGCTGTCGAATGTATCCCCAGGAACAATGCAGGCTTTCACG ACTCTCCATTGGGGAGCTCCAGACGCCGCTGCTGCTATATCGTCCTTAGAGAATTTATCACAAAATAATCCTAACGTCTTGAGCCAAGAA GGATTAGCAATTCTCCTTTACAAGTATAACAACGGAGGATTGATTGACTCATCACTGCACGGAAACGACTACCAGCCGGGCAATCACACGATCACCGTCCACTGCAGTAGTGAACAGAGTCTGTGCACAACCACTTGGACAGTTCTGACACCCTTCAACTGA